The Gemmatimonadaceae bacterium DNA window GTCTTGTATCCCGCGGCGAGCGCCGCGGCGTACACGAACGGCTTGAACGCCGACCCTGGCTGCCGTTTCGCATAGAACGCGCGGTTGAACCCACCGCGCTGCGTGCGACGCCCCGGCACGAGCGCGCGGATGTCGCCGTTCGTCGGATCCATCGAGACCAGTGCGCCCTGCACCTGGTCCGGTACATGGCCGTACGTGTCGCGCGTCTCGGCCGTGATCGACGCGAAGTGCTTGATCATGGTCCGGTCCGCGGCGCGCTGCAGCGTGACGTCCAACGTGGTGTAAACGTTGACGTCGCCTTCCTTGAGCACGTCGGGGAGCACCGAATCTACCAGCGCGCGAACAGCATCGAGCGCGCTCGCTTCCTGCGTGATCGACGGACGCCATTCGTTCTCCGCGATCCGCAACGGCGTCTTTTCCGCCATCTCTGCTTGCGGTCTCGTGATGTACCCTTGGTCGGCCATCAGCGTGAGCACGACGTTTCGGCGTTGCACGGCCCGCGTCGGATTCCGCCGCGGCGTGTACGACGACGGCGCTTTCGGCAGGCCGGCGAGCAACGCACCCTCAGGCAGCGTGAGATTGCTCGCGTCCTTGCCGAACAAATCTTTGCTCGCCGCCTCGATGCCGTTCACCCCGTTGCCGAGGTAGATGACGTTGAGGTAGTGCTCGAGGATCTGGTCCTTCGTCAGCTCCGCTTCGAGTAGCCGCGAGATGCGAAGCTCGACGAGCTTTCGACGCAGCGAGCGGCCGTGATAGCGATCCTGCAGGAAGCTGTTGTGCGCCACCTGCATCGTGATCGTGCTGAAGCCCTGACGAATTCCGCCGGCGCTGAAGTTCCGCGCGACGGCGCGAAGCACACCATGCCAATCGAGGCCGTTGTGCTCGTAGAAGCGACGGTCTTCGGTGGCGACGAACGCGTTGCGCACGTTCTGCGGCACCGAGGAGAGCGGCACGTTCACGCGCCGCACGTTCTCGAGATGGCCGAGGAGTCTGCCGTCGCGGTCGTAGACATTGCCGCCTTCGCTCGGATGGAAGGCGCGGATGTCGGCGCGGCTGGGGCAGCCGTAAAAGCCGCAGGTCGCCAGCCACGAGTCGAATGCGATCACACCGGCGCAGGCCAAAAACAGCAGGCTCAGCCAGGGCCAGTGAAGCCGTGAGACAGCCGAGGAATTACTCGGGTCGCGGCGCAGGCGTTGCTTCAATCGCGCGAGCCAAGTCACAGCGGTATGAGGGGCAGGTGGGTGATGGAGGGCATGCTACTATAGATATGGTACGCCTGTCCCATACGCATGTTTCCGGCCTGAGCGCCGGCGGGCCAAATCGGCGCTCCTCGCCCTACAACTCAACGCAAAATCAAGTTATGTCGTCGTCGGTCCAAGGTTCCGTGATGCTGGCAGCATTTGTGGCACTGGCCTGCATTGGTGGCAGCCACGAGGCGCAAGTCTCCAAGGCTACTCATGCGGACACCGCCAGCGGAACTCTCGCGGCGAGCGCCGGCCCGGTTGACTCGGCGAAACTGCCGTCCAATCACGCGGGGCGAATCCCGGTCCTCGAGTATCATGTGATCGAGGGCACAAAAAACAGTCTGTATACGCGCACACCCGAGAGCTTCAAGGCCGATTTAGAGGATGTGTACAAGCGCGGCTACCGGCCGATCACCATCGCCCAGCTGCTCGACAAGGACTTCTCGGACGTGCCGGCCGGGATGTCGCCGGTAGTGTTCGTTTTCGATGACGCGTCGCCGTCCCAGTTCCGGTACATCCAGGGCGTCGACGGCAAGCTGACGATCGACCCGACGAGCGGCGTCGGCATCTGGCTCGACTTCGCCAAGACGCACCCCGGCTGGAAAAACCGCGGGACCTTTTGTGTGCTCAACGGCGCTTCCGCCGGCCACAATTTCTTTGGCGATAGTCCAAAGTTCGAGGGACAAAAGAAAGAGTGGCGCTTTCAAAAACTGAAATGGCTCGCCGACAACGGATTCGAGCTCTGCGACCACACCGTGTGGCACGCGATGCTGAACAAGTACAGCGACGCCGTCGTTCAGCAGCAGATCGGCGCCAACGCCGTGGCGATCGACTCCGCCGTTCCCGGCTACAAGGTTCGCACGATGGCGCTGCCGTACGGGATCTGGCCGAAGAACAAGCAGCTCGCGTGGGAAGGCACGTGGACCGACCCCAAAACCAAGCAGACGCACAACTACAAGTTCGACGCGGTGCTCGAGGTCGCGGGCGGTCCCACCAAGAGCCCGTTCGACCCCGCGTTCAACCCGCACTCGATCACGCGCGTGCAGGCCGTGGGGAACGACATCCACAAAGTGCTCGACCAGCTCGACGCCGCGAAATCGCGTTTTGTGAAATAGCGCGGTAGGATTACGGGCGTCGGTTCTGATCGACGCCCCGCCGTCCTATACCCACCGGTCTTGCTTTCGTCCAAGCAGTGGACGCTCGTCGCGTCCATCCTCGCGTCGAGCCTGACGTTCATCGACGGCACCGCCGTCAACGTCGCGCTCCCCGCCCTCCAGGCGAACCTCGGCGCGACGATCACCGACGTGCAGTGGGTGATCGAGGCGTACACGCTGCTCTACGGCTCGCTCATCCTCGTCGGCGGATCGCTCGGCGACCAACTCGGGCGCAAGCGGGTCTTTCTCGTCGGCGTCTATCTCTTTTCGTTCGCGTCGGTCCTCTGTGGCATCGCGCCGAACCCCAAGCTCCTCATCGCCGCGCGTGCGTTCCAGGGAGTCGGCGCCGCGCTCTTGGCGCCCGGTAGTCTCGCCCTCGTGAGCGCCGCGTTCGACGACAAGGAGCGGGGCAGAGCGATCGGTACTTGGTCGGGCGTGAGCGCCGTGACGACCGCCATCGGCCCCGTGCTCGGCGGATGGTTGATCGAACATTGGAGCTGGCGCGCCGTCTTCTTTCTCAACGTGCCGCTTGCCGTGATCGTCGTCTGGCTCTCGGCGCTTCACGTCGACGAATCGCGCGATCCGGAGCGCGAAGGCGCGCTCGATTGGCTCGGCGCGGCACTCACCGTCATCGGACTGAGTGGACTCGTCTACGGACTCCTCGCCTGGCCCGCGGTCGGGGGCGGACACGTTCTCACGAGCGGCACGATCGCGATCGGCGTGTTCGCGCTCGTCGCCTTTGTTCTCGTCGAGCACCGCGTGAAGAATCCGATGCTCCCCCTTGGCCTCTTCAAGAATCGCACGTTCTCGCTCACGAATGTGCTCACGTTCATGCTCTACGGCGCGCTCTCGTCGATGCTGTTCGCCGTGCCGCTGATGATGATCCAGGTCGGGGGCTTCACCGCGACGCAAACCGGCGCGTCGCTGCTCCCGTTCACCATCATTCTCTTCCTGATGTCGCGATGGGCCGGTGGCCTCGTCGACCGCATCGGCCACCGCATTCCGCTCACCGTTGGTCCCGGAGTCGCAGCCGTCGGACTCGCGCTCTTCAGCATTCTCTCCGGCGATTCCTACTGGATCGCGTACTTCACGCCGATGGTGGTGCTGGCAATCGGCATGGGCATCACCGTCGCGCCGCTCACGACGACGGTGATGACCGCCGCCGGCCGCACCCACGCCGGCGTCGCCTCCGGCGTGAACAACGCCGTCGCGCGCATCGGCGGCCTCGTCGCGATCGCGGTGCTCGCCGTGATCCTCTCCCGCTCCTTCGAATCGCGCGTCACGCCGAGGCTCGCGTCTCTCTCACTGTCGCCGGCTGCGCGCGCCGAGGTTCAGCGCGAGCTGCCGAAGATGGCCGGCATGAAGCTCGACTCGCTGACTTCCGTGGCGCCCGCGGAGCGTGAGCAAATTCGCGGCGCCGTCGACTCTTCGTTCGTCGGCGCTTATCGCGTCGTGATGCTATTGGTCGGCTCGCTGGCGTTGGCCGCCGCGCTGATCGGGCTCATGATTGCTTAGCCGACGGGCATGTGTCCGCGTATCAATTGTTGATGCCCGCTTCGTCGACATACACTTGAACGCTCCGATCGCGTTCGGCCATCCTCGAGTCCGCACCATCCGGGTCGACAATCGTGTACGCACGCATCCCGACGATCGACCCGAGAATTGGCGCAACCCAATAGAGCCAGTGCGCGGTCCACGCGCCGCCGACGATCGCGGGGCCGAGGGATCGAGCAGGGTTGAAGCTCCCCCCGGTGAGCGGACCGGTCACGAGAGCGCCCGCGAAAATCGTCGCGCCAATCGCGAACGGAACCACGCTCGGCGCCACTCGTGGGCTGGTGACGCCCATGATGACGAAGCCGAGGAGCGCGGTGTATCCGGCTTCGACGACGAATGCGCGCGACGTGGGGATCGCGGGAACCGTCGCGCCAAAGTTGCCAACGGGACCCAGGATCCACACGAGCAGCGCCGATGCAGCGGTGGCGCCAAGGCATTGAGCGATTACATAGGCCGGAACATCGCGGCTCGGAAAACGGCGCACGGACCAGAGTCCAAGCGTGACGGCGGGATTGATGTGCGCGCCGCCGACGTGGCCGGTCGCGGCGACGACGAGCGTCACCGCAAGCCCGAACGCGAGCGCCATGCCCGGTCTTCCAAACGCGTGCGTCGACGCCGAGACCATCACCGCGCCCGGCCCGAGCGCAACGAGAATGAACGTGCCGATGAACTCGGCGGCGTAGCGGCGCATCGTCGGCGCGAGACTCATCTCGCCGCAGGCACCTTGCCCCCGCATCGCAGATACTCGGCGAAATCGCCCGGCAGATCGCTCTTCTGAATCGCGTCCATCGCGGTATCGATGTCGTATTCGACGCGCGCGAACTCGACCTCGATGCCGCCCCTCACGGAAACGTCCAGAACGACGACGCCGGCGCGCCAGTCGCCGTCCTTGGGCCGGCCGACGCTCCCGGTGTTCACGAAGTGGATTCCTTCGACGACGCGATGCCACGAAACGTGGGTGTGACCGAATGCGATCAAATCACCGGGTCGGGCGCCCGCTGCTTCTGCCATTTTCGCGCAGAATGAATCGGGGCGGTCTTGGGTCCAATACGTCACGTTGTTGAGCGGCGTGCCGTGCACCAGAGTGATCGTCGGGCCAGTGACGTGCCCGCCCAAAGCCCGCACATCCATTCGAAACGGCAGCGCGCCGAGGAACGCTTTCGTATCCGGAGACACGTGCGCTCGCGTCCACGCGTAGCTCACGTGCGACAACTCTTCCTGCCGAGGATCCTCGTATCGGCAGCCGCAGTGCTTGTAGTCCGTCGCGACCGTCGAGTCGTAGTTGCCGGAGATCCCCGCAATGTTCGCGTCACGAAGCCGCGCAACGACTTCATTCGGCCACGGCGCATAGCCGACCAGATCGCCCAGATGATAGGTCGCGTCGACGCCTCTCCGCGCGATATCGGCGAGGACGGCGTCGAGCGCCGGCAGATTCGCGTGAATGTCGGAGATCAGCGCAAGGCGCATCAGCAACAGCGCCGCATCATCACCGTCGCCGTGTCCGGGCACGCTGATTTGAATTCTACGGTCTCGGCCACTGCCGCCGGCACGGCCTTTCTCTCGACCCGCTCGAAGCCGAAGCGCGGGAAGTAGCGCTCGGCGGTGAGCGTCAGCAGGTAGAGCGCGTTGAGTCCACGCGCCTCCGCGTCCGACACGACCCGTGAGACGAGCTCGTTGCCCACGCCTCGGCTCCGCCACTCCGGCCGAACCGCCACCGAACGCAGGAGCGCGTTCTCGCCGCACGCCTCGAGTCCGGCGACACCGACGATGGGATGTCTTTGCCCGCTCGCTTCAGCGACGTAGAAGCTCGCGGCGTCTTTCGCCATCATGTCCGCCACGCCGGCCGTCGGCAGAGACGACTCCGTGAGCAGACGCTCAATGCCTGGTAGATCGTCGATCGTCGACCGCCGGATCGACGCGACGCCTTCGTCAGTCAGTTTCACCTTTCACCTCGCTGCGTTCATGTGCAGCAGTCGGAAGAACAGCCGCAATCGCGCGTTGCCGGGTCCTTGCCGAGCTGCGACAGCGCCAACTTCGGCTTCACCGGTCGCGCGCCGGGCTTCGTCGCCCGAATGAACCCGCTCATGACCTTCCCCTCGACCTGCTCGGCCAACGCGACGTCGACGCCGGTTCCGGTGAGGAGGGCGACTGCGTCGTCTCGCGAATAGACGCGCGTCGGCTCTACGCTCGCGTCGTGGAACCCGACGGCGCCGAGCAGCTCGATGAATTCGTTTTCCTCGAGTGCACCGGCGACGCAACCGGTCCACAGGGGCATGCTCGCCTTCACTTCTTCAGGGAGGCCGCCTCGCACGACGATGTCGCTCACGGCAAAGCGTCCGCCGGGCTTCAACACGCGGAACGCCTCGGCGAGCACCTTACGCTTGTCGCCCGAGAGGTTGATCACGCAATTCGAGATGATTACGTCGACCGTGTTCGAGGGTAGCGGGATCGACTCGATGTGTCCCTTGAGGAACTCCACGTTCGTCGCGCCGGCCTTCTCCTTGTTCTCCAGCGCCAACGCGAGCATCTCGTCCGTCATGTCGAGGCCGTATGCCTTGCCCGTCGGTCCGACTCGCCGCGCCGAGAGCAGCACGTCGATTCCACCCCCCGATCCGAGGTCGAGCACCGTTTCACCTTCGTTCAGCTCGGCGAGCGCCGTCGGATTCCCGCAGCCGAGCGATGCCAACAACGCCGCGGCGGGAAGCCCGGCCGTCTGGCCGGCCTCGTAGAGGTCCGCGGTGATCGGATCCCACGTCTCATTGGTCGATCCGCAGCACCCGCTCGACTCGCCGCAGCACGACGCATCGGTCGCCCCGTCGGCGACTCGCTGCGCAATCGCTCCGTATCGCTCACGCACGTTCTCCCGCACCCCGTCGATGGTCATCGTATTCCTCTTCTTGATATCATCAAAATCGGTTGATATGTCGGACAAAAAAAAGGACATCAGTCACACGCGGCCCCTCGCACCGGTAACGCTCGCCGCGACGGCTTGAGCGAACCAATGGCGTCCGCAAGCTCGTCCCACGCATCGGAGTCGATCGCGTAATAAACCCAGCGTCCTTCCTTGCGATCGGTGATGAGCCCGGCGTCCTTGAGCACCTTTAGATGGAACGACAGCCGCGACTGCGCCGCGCGGAGCTCGTCCTGCAACTCGCACACGCAGCACTCACCGTCGCGCAGCATCTCGACGATCTCGAGACGCGTGTTGTCCGACAGCGCGTGACAGAGGCGGGCGGTTTTCTGGAGCTCGGCGGTGGCGGCCATGGTTGAAACATATCAACAGTTTTTGATGCGACAAGCCCACGGCCGATCTACTAAGCTGATAGTTGACAAGCCGGGATTCTAACCGTATTATCTACTACGACCATAGTAGAGGCCAGGCATGGACGACGACTTCGTACTCGGCGACCGCGAGCTGGACGTCATGGGAGTCCTTTGGGACTTGGGATCGGGAACGGTCTCGGAGGTCCGCGCCAAGCTCCCCGCCGACCTCGCCTACACCACCGTCCTCACGATCCTCCGCAACCTCGAGGCGAAGGAGCTCGTGACGCACACGGCTGAAGGCAAAGCGCACCGTTACGTGGCGAAGGTGGCGCGCACGGCAGCTCGCAGAAACGCGCTCAGCCGAGTGCTCGACAAGCTCTTTCACGGCTCGCCTGAGCAGCTCGTCGCGCAGCTCGTCGAAGACGAGTCGCTCTCGGCGGCGGACCTCAAGCGTCTTCGCGCCCTGCTCGCGCCGCGCGGGAAGAAGAAGGGAGGATCCAAGTCATGATCGCCTCTTGGATGCTGTACACCGCGCTCGTCGGCGTGTTGGTGACGCTGGCCGCGATTGGACTCGACCGCGTGGCCATCACGCGCGCGCGCCCGGTGCGCATGATCTGGTTCTCGGCGCTGCTCCTGTCGATCGCCTTGCCGATTGGCCGGGCGGCCATCCAGCTCGCGCCGAAACCCGTCGCGCCGGTGCAGGTGATTCCGTTCACGATCACCGTGCAGTCGCCGGCCATGCGGACGCGCGCCAGCGTGTGGAACCGCGAGAACGTGGACCGCGCGTTCATGTACGGGTGGTTCGCGCTGAGCGCGCTCCTGCTTTTCCGTTTGACGCGTTCAATGTTGACGCTGCGGCGCACACGCGGCACGTGGAGCTCGACCGACGTCGATGGAACGTCCGTTCGTCTCTCGAAGAACGTCGGCCCGGCGGTGATCGGCCTGCGATCGATGGACGTCGTGATCCCCGAGTGGATTCTCTCACTCGATGCGCCGCTCCGCGCGATCGTGCTGCGCCACGAAGAAGAACACCGCAGCGCGCGCGATCCGTATCTGCTCTTCGCCGCCGCCCTCGGCGTGGCGCTCATGCCGTGGAACCTCGCGCTCTGGATTCAAGCGCGGCGGCTCCGTCTCGCCATCGAGCTCGATTGCGATGCGCGCGTTCTTCGCGCGCATCCGTCCACCGAGCGCTATGGAATGCTGATGCTCACGATCGCACAGCGGCGCTCGGTCGGACCGACACTCTTCTCGCCGATGCTCACCGAACCAACGACCTTACTCGAACGGAGGATCCTCGCCATGCGTCCCGCAACTCGACGTCTCGCGCGAGTGACGATCTACGGCGGCAGCGCGCTCGCCGTCGCGGCACTCGTCTTCGCCTGCTCGCTCCAGTCCGACACGACCGGCCCGACGAGCCCCAGAGGCAAGCCGATTCCCGTGACCGACAACCAAGATTTCTTGGAGTACCAGGTCGAGAAGCCGGCGGAGCTTTTGCCGGGGAATCCCAGCCCGGAATATCCTCCGCTGCTGCGCAACGAACAGATCGAAGGAAAGCTCGTCACGCGCTTCGTCGTGGACACGACCGGCCGAGCGATGATGCCGACGTTCCAAGTGCTCAACCGGACCGACGAACGGTTCATCCCCAGCGTTCGCGCAGCCATCCCCAATCTCCGGTTCTCGCCGGCCCAGGTTGGCGGCAAACCCGTGAAGCAGGTCGTGGAAATGCCATTCGAGTTCAACCTCAATCATGACGGTCCCGGCGGATCAAATGGCTCTGTGGGATTTGCGGTGACGCATCCCGAGTTGGGAAAGGTCGAGGCTGACCTTGTGCGCGGGGGTGAACGCCGAGGAACCGTGCGGACGACGCGAGACGGTTCCGACGCAATCCGAACCAAGACCGTTCTTGATGGGGTTCGCAAGGAGGAGATGACCCTCCCCAAAGGTGTCTACTTCGAGTACCAGGTCGAGCAACCCGTCTCACCGGCCAACAACCAGTCACCGCGGTACCCCGACGCGATGCGCGAGTCGAAGACGCCTGGCGAAGTCCTGGCGCAATTCATCGTCGACGAAAATGGTTCCATCGATTCGACGAGCTTCCGAATCCTGCGTGCCACGAACGAAGATTTCGCGAAGGAGGTCCGCATGGCGATTCGGAACTACCGGTTCAACCCGGCTCTCGTCGGCGGGAAGCCCGTGAGACAGTTTGTGCAGATGCCGTTTCAGTTCAATCTCAAGAAATGAGATCCTCGCGGTAGGAAAGCTCCGGTGAGCCTGGGCAGTTGACGGCAGCGACTTTTTATTGAACGGCCTCGGGGAGCCACCAAGCGCTCGAAGCTCCCCGAGGTCGTTCCAATCAAAAGCAGTCCATCTGCGAACCTCTGCGTCCTCTGCGTCTCTGCGCTGAGCAGTTTGCGTTTGCGTTCATCGTTTCTTCCTCGCGCCACTAAGCCGCTTTTCGAACCAGTGATGCGCATACGGCTCGTCGTTGAACGGCTCGATCTCGACGTATCCCGCCTGGCGATACATGGCAATCGCCTCCTTGAGCGTACGATTCGTCTCTAGACGCACCGCCTTCGCGCCGGCCGCTCTCGCCTGATTCTCGAGCGCATCGAGAAGGCGTTTGCCGAGTCCGAGCCCGCGCGACTCCTTCGCGATCCACATGCGCTTGAACTCGGCCGGCAGCTTTCCCTTGAATTTGACGGCGCCGCACCCCACCGGGCGGCCTCGCACGCGTGCGACCACGAACGCGCCGCTCGGGCGCGTGAACACGCGGGTGTCGGCGTAGAGGCTGCGCGCCGGATCGAAGCCGACGTCGAAACGCTCGTTCAACTCGGCGAAGTACTGCGACAGACACCATCGCGACGTCGCCGTCCGCGGATCCTCGACGTCGAACCGGACCATCGACGCTTGCAGCAGCCGCTCGATCTCCGACATTGCCGACAAGAACGTCTCGCGTTGCTTCTCGCCGAGCGGCTCGAGCATTCGATGGGCGACGACGTCGGATCGCTTGTCGAGCTCGCGGCGCTCGGCGAGCCCGCGCTTGGTGAGCATCGCGCGCCGAACTCTCGCGTCGCCGTCGTTGATACGGACGGTCACCAGTCCCTGCCGCTCGAGCAGTCGCAGAAGCCTGCTGACGTACCCAGAGTCGAGCCCGAGCCGCCCGCGCAGGTCCCGCACGTCGGCGCCGCCGGGGCCGATCTCCCAGAGCAGGCGCGCCTCGCCGAGCGGACGCGATCGTCCGAGAAAATGATCCTCGAGCGCGCCGATGCGCTCGGCGACGACGCGGTTGAAGCGGCGGACTTGGTCGATGGCGGCGTCGGCCATGATCTCTGACCTCGGTCAGAGATCATGCAGGTGCCGGCGGTCGTGCGCAAGAGGGGCGAGCCCTCCCTACTTCTTGCGAACCGGGCCCTTCTCCCGCCGATCCTCATCAGCAACATCGACCGCGAACGGGAACATCATCGCATGTCGAACGGCCGGATACGCCTTGTCCCAGCCGCGCGCGTCGTGCCAGAGAATCCGGTTGAGCTGCTCGGCCGGTGCTTCGTCCGGACTGTCGAGCATCATTCGAGACGAAGCCACGGCCGCCGAGCGTCGCTCCTTCGAGAACCGGCCTTGGATCGACGCCGGCTTCGGGTTCTCGGCGAGCAACGAGATCTGCGGCGCGAGCGCCGTGTATGCGGCGAGGTCGGGTTTCTCGCCGGGGGCGATGAAGCTGGCGCGCATGTCGGTCGCGACGAGGTCGAAGATCGACATCGACGGTAAGCCGAGCATCAGCTCGATCGTTTTTACCATACTTGGCTGCGTGTACATCGTCGAATCAACCGTTCCACGTTTTGTGTATGGTGAGATGGCGAGTGCGACTGTGCGATGGCCGTCGATGTGGTCCACGCCGTCCTGCGCGTCGTCCTCGACGACGAAGATCGCCATGTCTTTCCAGAACGACGATTTGCTCAAGCCTTCGACGATTTTGCCGAGCGCGTAGTCGTTGTCGGCGACGCAGGCGCGTGGGACGCACCAGCCGGCCGACGTTCCTTCCGTGTGGTCGTTCGGCAGGATGATCATCGTGAGATTGGGCATTGCCTTCGCCTTTTCCCAATCGCCCAAGTGCGCGAGGATGTCGCCGGCCTTCACGACGTCGGGCACTTCCTGCGTCCAACCCGGATACTCGCGCACGAGTGCGCGATCGAGCGACGGAATGTCGGAGTGTGTGTTGTAGCGCGCCTCGAGCATTTTGCGATGGAGCGCGAAGTCGTTCGGGTGCTCGTTGTACTTCGCGAACATCGCGCGGCGCACCGAATCTCTAGAATTTGCGATTGACGGTGCGTATTCGCCGAACACGGTTACAGACAGCCGTTTTGCCTGCGCCGCCTCCCAGAGGAATCCGCCCGACGAGTACGTGAGCGCGTCGATCCCTTCCGATGGGTAGCTTCGTCCGAAATAGAGGGGCCACATCGGGTACTCGGTCTCGTTTGCCTGCGTCACCCACTGATGACCGTCGGCCGAATTGCCGCCGTTGACGAAGAAGTGGTCGAGCGTCACGAACTCCCGCGATAGCGCGTGTGCGTTCGGCGTTACGTCTTTGCCGTACATGACGAGGGAGGAGTCGTGCGACCCCATCTCGTGGTCGCCGAGCACCTGGTCGTACGTGCGATTCTCGCGGACGATGAAGACCACGTGCTTGACGAGCGAGGAGTCTCCCGGGATCTGCGGCACCGCGCGCGCCGCCGGTACGCTGATCATCTCCGGCGGCAGGATTCCGCCGATCGTCGCGAGCGCCAACTTGTCGTTCTCCGACACGGCGGTCGTGTACGCGACGAGCTCCGCGTCGGTCGGCACGGGGATGACGTTCACCGAGCCACGCGTCGCGAACACGTAGCGCGACGTCTTCTGGTGCAGCGTGCCCGTGCCCGCGCCGGGCCCGAAGAGTGAGCCGACAGCGATGTACTTCCCGTCCGGACTCACGTCGATGCTCGACGGGTACCACGACGTCGGCACGAGTCCCTTGAGCGTCGGCGTGGCGCCCACATCGTAGACGGCGACCGCGTTCACGCCGCCGAGTGTCACGTAGAGAGTCGCGTTGTCGGGTGAGAGGGCGAGCGCTGTGGGCGCCAGCCCCGGCTTTCTATCACGGAAGGGAGCGATCGCGATGTTGCCGGCGACAGTGTTGCGGCGCGTGTCGACGATGGTGATCGAGTCGGAGTTGCCGGCGGCGACATAGAGCTTCGCGCTCGATTCGTCCCAGGCGAGCGCGGTGGGGTGGCGTCCGACGGTGATGTCGGTGACTGCTCCAGTTGCGAGGTCGACCCGCGCGACGCTTCCCGGCTCGGCGATGCCGCGTGCGTCGATGCGGACGGCTTCAGCGCGCGGCTCGTCGGTCTGCATCGCGGCGCGCTGGCCCGGCTTCGGCTTGGGTCCACCGAGAATGGAGACGTAGGCAACGCGCGAGTCGGCGGAGATGACGGCCGCGACGGGTTCGACGCCGAGCGCGATTTTGCGAATGAGAGATCCGGCATCGGCGTCGATGACGGCGAGCGAATCGTTGGCGGGCAGCGGGAGGACGGCGAGGCGCTTGCCGTTGGGACCGGGTCTCAGCGCGACGGCGGGTGCTCCTACCATATAGTCGCCGAGGGCGCCGGAGTTGGCGGCGGCGGCGACCGAGTCGCCGGACTCGTTGCCGTCGAAGATCTGGAGCTGCGCGACTGCCGGATTTCGTCGCGCG harbors:
- a CDS encoding metallophosphoesterase family protein — its product is MPGHGDGDDAALLLMRLALISDIHANLPALDAVLADIARRGVDATYHLGDLVGYAPWPNEVVARLRDANIAGISGNYDSTVATDYKHCGCRYEDPRQEELSHVSYAWTRAHVSPDTKAFLGALPFRMDVRALGGHVTGPTITLVHGTPLNNVTYWTQDRPDSFCAKMAEAAGARPGDLIAFGHTHVSWHRVVEGIHFVNTGSVGRPKDGDWRAGVVVLDVSVRGGIEVEFARVEYDIDTAMDAIQKSDLPGDFAEYLRCGGKVPAAR
- the arsN2 gene encoding arsenic resistance N-acetyltransferase ArsN2, whose product is MKLTDEGVASIRRSTIDDLPGIERLLTESSLPTAGVADMMAKDAASFYVAEASGQRHPIVGVAGLEACGENALLRSVAVRPEWRSRGVGNELVSRVVSDAEARGLNALYLLTLTAERYFPRFGFERVERKAVPAAVAETVEFKSACPDTATVMMRRCC
- a CDS encoding MFS transporter gives rise to the protein MLSSKQWTLVASILASSLTFIDGTAVNVALPALQANLGATITDVQWVIEAYTLLYGSLILVGGSLGDQLGRKRVFLVGVYLFSFASVLCGIAPNPKLLIAARAFQGVGAALLAPGSLALVSAAFDDKERGRAIGTWSGVSAVTTAIGPVLGGWLIEHWSWRAVFFLNVPLAVIVVWLSALHVDESRDPEREGALDWLGAALTVIGLSGLVYGLLAWPAVGGGHVLTSGTIAIGVFALVAFVLVEHRVKNPMLPLGLFKNRTFSLTNVLTFMLYGALSSMLFAVPLMMIQVGGFTATQTGASLLPFTIILFLMSRWAGGLVDRIGHRIPLTVGPGVAAVGLALFSILSGDSYWIAYFTPMVVLAIGMGITVAPLTTTVMTAAGRTHAGVASGVNNAVARIGGLVAIAVLAVILSRSFESRVTPRLASLSLSPAARAEVQRELPKMAGMKLDSLTSVAPAEREQIRGAVDSSFVGAYRVVMLLVGSLALAAALIGLMIA
- a CDS encoding polysaccharide deacetylase family protein codes for the protein MLAAFVALACIGGSHEAQVSKATHADTASGTLAASAGPVDSAKLPSNHAGRIPVLEYHVIEGTKNSLYTRTPESFKADLEDVYKRGYRPITIAQLLDKDFSDVPAGMSPVVFVFDDASPSQFRYIQGVDGKLTIDPTSGVGIWLDFAKTHPGWKNRGTFCVLNGASAGHNFFGDSPKFEGQKKEWRFQKLKWLADNGFELCDHTVWHAMLNKYSDAVVQQQIGANAVAIDSAVPGYKVRTMALPYGIWPKNKQLAWEGTWTDPKTKQTHNYKFDAVLEVAGGPTKSPFDPAFNPHSITRVQAVGNDIHKVLDQLDAAKSRFVK
- a CDS encoding arsenite methyltransferase → MTIDGVRENVRERYGAIAQRVADGATDASCCGESSGCCGSTNETWDPITADLYEAGQTAGLPAAALLASLGCGNPTALAELNEGETVLDLGSGGGIDVLLSARRVGPTGKAYGLDMTDEMLALALENKEKAGATNVEFLKGHIESIPLPSNTVDVIISNCVINLSGDKRKVLAEAFRVLKPGGRFAVSDIVVRGGLPEEVKASMPLWTGCVAGALEENEFIELLGAVGFHDASVEPTRVYSRDDAVALLTGTGVDVALAEQVEGKVMSGFIRATKPGARPVKPKLALSQLGKDPATRDCGCSSDCCT
- a CDS encoding transglycosylase domain-containing protein produces the protein MIAFDSWLATCGFYGCPSRADIRAFHPSEGGNVYDRDGRLLGHLENVRRVNVPLSSVPQNVRNAFVATEDRRFYEHNGLDWHGVLRAVARNFSAGGIRQGFSTITMQVAHNSFLQDRYHGRSLRRKLVELRISRLLEAELTKDQILEHYLNVIYLGNGVNGIEAASKDLFGKDASNLTLPEGALLAGLPKAPSSYTPRRNPTRAVQRRNVVLTLMADQGYITRPQAEMAEKTPLRIAENEWRPSITQEASALDAVRALVDSVLPDVLKEGDVNVYTTLDVTLQRAADRTMIKHFASITAETRDTYGHVPDQVQGALVSMDPTNGDIRALVPGRRTQRGGFNRAFYAKRQPGSAFKPFVYAAALAAGYKT
- a CDS encoding aquaporin, yielding MSLAPTMRRYAAEFIGTFILVALGPGAVMVSASTHAFGRPGMALAFGLAVTLVVAATGHVGGAHINPAVTLGLWSVRRFPSRDVPAYVIAQCLGATAASALLVWILGPVGNFGATVPAIPTSRAFVVEAGYTALLGFVIMGVTSPRVAPSVVPFAIGATIFAGALVTGPLTGGSFNPARSLGPAIVGGAWTAHWLYWVAPILGSIVGMRAYTIVDPDGADSRMAERDRSVQVYVDEAGINN
- a CDS encoding metalloregulator ArsR/SmtB family transcription factor, with product MAATAELQKTARLCHALSDNTRLEIVEMLRDGECCVCELQDELRAAQSRLSFHLKVLKDAGLITDRKEGRWVYYAIDSDAWDELADAIGSLKPSRRALPVRGAACD
- a CDS encoding BlaI/MecI/CopY family transcriptional regulator — protein: MDDDFVLGDRELDVMGVLWDLGSGTVSEVRAKLPADLAYTTVLTILRNLEAKELVTHTAEGKAHRYVAKVARTAARRNALSRVLDKLFHGSPEQLVAQLVEDESLSAADLKRLRALLAPRGKKKGGSKS